The following are encoded together in the Corticium candelabrum chromosome 1, ooCorCand1.1, whole genome shotgun sequence genome:
- the LOC134182659 gene encoding lactadherin-like produces MQFVGVSSIFLVELFNVVTLTWSHASYSIANGPSPQDLAAAILQNQQCIGQEPEYSPESGIQCDLPLGLSTGFIARKQITVSTFLSSSDESASRLLRASGTLFAWVPRLSNTQQYIQVDLLRVTKVTGIATQGSSKSSFWVTSYKVLYSNNKVTWTIYKEDGQPKVFVGNYDQNSVVRNSFTSGTVSCRYIKIYPLTWNTRIALRFELFGCQDVCTSAYLVSGVADGTQLSASRQGASHFGNKHGGRLLTFTTGSRSWESSSKNQFQYFQVDLGLVTTVTAVATQGRDGFNAYVKSYRLYYSNDGNSWTAYSEGGTIKTFTGNTNFRDVVTHQLTQPFDARYVRFNPQTYQTRISMRAEVFACPRACDLPLGLTTGLIDVAHVSSSSDLSAATDAQSVRLLSYTSGGSWTPKHRNEFQWLQVNFGKKMRVTGVATQGSRLRSYWVTTYQIGYSNDGNGWTLYGVVRGSPKVFLGNNDQDAVVKNAFYPNIVTQYIRLLPKTWQTYPSLRVEFYGCSIESNKVWRPLAV; encoded by the exons ATGCAGTTTGTGGGAGTTTCTAGTATCTTTCTCGTCGAGCTTTTCAACGTTGTCACTCTCACGTGGTCGCATGCTTCGTATTCGATCGCGAACGGTCCATCACCGCAA gaTCTAGCTGCTGCTATACTACAAAATCAACAGTGCATTGGCCAAGAACCAGAATATTCTCCTGAAT CTGGAATTCAGTGTGATCTGCCTTTGGGCTTGTCAACGGGCTTTATCGCACGGAAACAAATCACAGTCTCCACTTTTCTATCTAGTTCAGACGAGAGTGCTTCCCGTCTTTTGCGTGCAAGTGGCACTCTTTTTGCTTGGGTACCAAGACTATCAAACACTCAGCAATACATTCAAGTAGATCTACTTCGTGTCACCAAAGTGACGGGAATTGCCACACAAGGAAGTAGCAAAAGCTCTTTTTGGGTGACGTCATACAAAGTGCtttacagcaacaacaaagtcaCGTGGACAATTTATAAAGAAGATGGCCAACCTAAG GTATTTGTAGGAAACTACGACCAAAACAGTGTCGTGAGGAATTCGTTTACGTCTGGCACCGTGTCTTGCCGTTACATCAAGATCTATCCTCTCACCTGGAATACGCGGATTGCACTGCGTTTTgagttgtttggatgccaaGATG TGTGCACCTCTGCATATCTGGTTAGCGGTGTAGCTGATGGCACTCAGTTGAGTGCTTCAAGGCAAGGGGCGAGCCATTTTGGTAATAAACATGGCGGACGTCTGTTGACTTTCACTACTGGCTCTCGCTCGTGGGAGTCAAGTTCGAAAAACCAATTTCAGTATTTTCAAGTGGATTTGGGTTTGGTGACGACCGTGACGGCAGTGGCAACCCAAGGCAGGGACGGCTTTAATGCCTACGTGAAATCATACCGACTCTATTACAGCAATGATGGAAACAGTTGGACGGCTTACAGTGAAGGCGGCACAATCAAG ACATTTACTGGAAATACTAACTTTCGTGATGTTGTGACGCATCAACTCACGCAGCCATTTGATGCTCGATACGTTCGTTTCAATCCGCAAACGTATCAGACTAGAATCAGCATGAGAGCTGAAGTATTTGCTTGTCCTCGAG cttgtgatCTTCCACTGGGATTGACCACTGGACTGATCGACGTTGCTCACGTGTCGTCATCGTCTGATCTTAGCGCTGCGACTGACGCTCAAAGTGTCAGACTTTTGAGTTACACATCTGGAGGCAGTTGGACACCAAAGCACAGAAACGAATTTCAGTGGCTTCAAGTTAATTTTGGAAAGAAAATGCGGGTGACAGGAGTGGCAACGCAAGGTTCACGACTAAGAAGTTACTGGGTGACTACGTATCAAATAGGTTACAGTAATGACGGAAATGGATGGACTCTTTATGGCGTAGTACGAGGCTCTCCCAAG GTGTTTCTAGGCAACAACGATCAGGATGCAGTTGTGAAGAACGCCTTCTATCCAAACATTGTGACACAGTATATTCGGTTGTTGCCGAAAACGTGGCAAACGTATCCGTCTCTGCGCGTTGAATTTTACGGTTGCTCGATCGAGTCCAACAAGGTATGGCGGCCGCTGGCGGTGTAG